A part of Dreissena polymorpha isolate Duluth1 chromosome 13, UMN_Dpol_1.0, whole genome shotgun sequence genomic DNA contains:
- the LOC127855845 gene encoding uncharacterized protein LOC127855845 isoform X2 has product MTTEEDACKAAIDRYKGLLQALMCTYIVVKGPSSQENEIKKREFVCVMTVQYIVSAFHFAGCFVGFIMAGIGGFAISTSIFEKEIPYQGTIKVLAAAIIVGCILELAVSIYGYCIICTYGVQMNRNRGAVIMIHQPNGAGTATVITNTGGGFGLNDPYMFTTGGGFNNPGTTNANVQALQEENRLLQEQLRLQRELNQQRNQPFGFQGQLPPPPSYGFYGSSNTPSTPPPRYDKAF; this is encoded by the exons ATGACAACAGAAG AGGATGCTTGTAAAGCTGCCATTGACAGATACAAG GGTCTCCTACAAGCTCTGATGTGCACGTATATTGTTGTAAAAGGACCTAGTAGTCAGGAAAACGAGATTAAGAAGAGAGAATTTGTTTGCGTG atgacTGTTCAGTATATTGTGTCCGCATTCCATTTTGCGGGTTGCTTTGTTGGCTTCATCATGGCTGGAATTGGGGGTTTTGCCATTTCAACATCAATTTTCGAAAAGGAGATTCCATATCAAGGTACGATAAAAGTACTGGCTGCAGCAATAATAGTCGGCTGTATACTGGAGCTAGCTGTAAGCATTTACGGATATTGTATCATCTGCACGTATGGTGTTCAAATGAACCGTAATCGAGGTGCTGTGATCATGATTCACCAGCCCAACGGCGCAGGAACTGCTACTGTGATAACAAACACAGGTGGTGGTTTTGGATTAAACGATCCCTATATGTTCACTACCGGGGGAGGTTTCAACAATCCAGGAACAACAAATGCCAATGTTCAAGCCCTGCAAGAAGAAAACAGACTACTACAAGAGCAACTTCGCCTTCAACGGGAACTGAATCAACAACGAAACCAGCCTTTTGGTTTCCAAGGTCAACTGCCACCACCACCTTCATATGGATTTTATGGTTCCTCGAATACTCCATCTACCCCTCCCCCAAGATATGACAAGGCTTTCtaa
- the LOC127855845 gene encoding uncharacterized protein LOC127855845 isoform X1 — protein sequence MTTEEDACKAAIDRYKVVAGLFGLLSVGLLIIGFISAIKYPDNGFGLPYFIGGFTGGFLGLLQALMCTYIVVKGPSSQENEIKKREFVCVMTVQYIVSAFHFAGCFVGFIMAGIGGFAISTSIFEKEIPYQGTIKVLAAAIIVGCILELAVSIYGYCIICTYGVQMNRNRGAVIMIHQPNGAGTATVITNTGGGFGLNDPYMFTTGGGFNNPGTTNANVQALQEENRLLQEQLRLQRELNQQRNQPFGFQGQLPPPPSYGFYGSSNTPSTPPPRYDKAF from the exons ATGACAACAGAAG AGGATGCTTGTAAAGCTGCCATTGACAGATACAAGGTTGTTGCAGGCCTCTTTGGGCTACTGTCAGTTGGCTTGCTTATAATTGGCTTTATTTCGGCCATAAAGTACCCAGACAATGGGTTTGGCCTTCCTTACTTCATTGGCGGATTCACTGGGGGATTTCTG GGTCTCCTACAAGCTCTGATGTGCACGTATATTGTTGTAAAAGGACCTAGTAGTCAGGAAAACGAGATTAAGAAGAGAGAATTTGTTTGCGTG atgacTGTTCAGTATATTGTGTCCGCATTCCATTTTGCGGGTTGCTTTGTTGGCTTCATCATGGCTGGAATTGGGGGTTTTGCCATTTCAACATCAATTTTCGAAAAGGAGATTCCATATCAAGGTACGATAAAAGTACTGGCTGCAGCAATAATAGTCGGCTGTATACTGGAGCTAGCTGTAAGCATTTACGGATATTGTATCATCTGCACGTATGGTGTTCAAATGAACCGTAATCGAGGTGCTGTGATCATGATTCACCAGCCCAACGGCGCAGGAACTGCTACTGTGATAACAAACACAGGTGGTGGTTTTGGATTAAACGATCCCTATATGTTCACTACCGGGGGAGGTTTCAACAATCCAGGAACAACAAATGCCAATGTTCAAGCCCTGCAAGAAGAAAACAGACTACTACAAGAGCAACTTCGCCTTCAACGGGAACTGAATCAACAACGAAACCAGCCTTTTGGTTTCCAAGGTCAACTGCCACCACCACCTTCATATGGATTTTATGGTTCCTCGAATACTCCATCTACCCCTCCCCCAAGATATGACAAGGCTTTCtaa
- the LOC127855836 gene encoding uncharacterized protein LOC127855836 isoform X1 yields MNRNRGPVIMVNQSNGTGTATVITNTGGGFGSNDPYMFTTWGGFNNPGTTNANVQALQEENRLLQEQLRLQRELNQQRNQPFGFQADARKAANERYKIVAGLLGLLSVGLLIIGFISAIKYPDNGRGPPYFIGGFTAGFLGLRQALMCTCIVVKGLYSQEDEIKKRELVCVMTGQNIVAMFQFMGCFIGVVMAGVGVFGFSTSIFEKEVPHRDTIKGLAVAIIVGCILELAVSIWGICIICTYGSYFGVQMNRNRGPVIMVNQPNGTGTATVITNTGGGFGSNDTYMFTTGGGFNTPGTTNANVQALQEENRLLQEQLRLQRDLNQQRNQPFGFQGQPSPPSYGFYGSMNNPSVPPPSYNKAF; encoded by the exons ATGAACCGTAATCGAGGTCCTGTGATCATGGTTAACCAGTCTAACGGCACAGGAACTGCTACTGTGATAACAAACACAGGTGGTGGTTTTGGATCAAACGATCCCTATATGTTCACTACTTGGGGAGGTTTCAACAATCCAGGAACAACAAATGCCAATGTTCAAGCCCTGCAAGAAGAAAACAGACTACTACAAGAGCAACTTCGCCTTCAAAGGGAACTGAATCAACAACGAAACCAGCCTTTTGGTTTCCAAG CGGATGCTCGTAAAGCTGCAAATGAGAGATACAAGATTGTTGCAGGCCTCTTGGGGCTACTGTCAGTTGGCTTGCTTATAATTGGCTTTATTTCGGCCATAAAGTACCCAGACAATGGACGTGGCCCTCCTTACTTCATTGGCGGATTTACTGCGGGATTTCTG GGTCTCCGACAAGCTCTGATGTGCACGTGTATTGTTGTAAAAGGACTTTATAGTCAGGAAGACGAGATTAAGAAAAGAGAACTCGTTTGCGTA ATGACTGGTCAGAATATTGTGGCTATGTTCCAGTTCATGGGTTGCTTTATTGGCGTCGTCATGGCCGGAGTTGGGGTTTTTGGCTTTTCAACATCAATTTTCGAAAAGGAGGTTCCACATCGAGACACGATAAAAGGACTGGCTGTAGCAATAATAGTTGGCTGTATACTGGAGCTAGCTGTAAGCATTTGGGGAATTTGTATCATCTGCACGTATGGCAGTTACTTTGGTGTTCAAATGAACCGTAATCGAGGTCCTGTGATCATGGTTAACCAGCCTAACGGCACAGGAACTGCTACTGTGATAACAAACACAGGTGGTGGTTTTGGATCAAACGATACCTATATGTTCACTACCGGGGGAGGTTTCAATACTCCAGGAACAACAAATGCCAATGTTCAAGCCCTGCAAGAAGAAAACAGACTACTACAAGAGCAACTTCGCCTTCAAAGGGATCTGAATCAACAACGAAACCAGCCTTTTGGTTTCCAAGGTCAACCGTCACCACCTTCATATGGATTTTATGGTTCCATGAATAATCCATCAGTCCCTCCCCCCAGCTATAACAAGGCTTTTTaa